In one Melospiza melodia melodia isolate bMelMel2 chromosome 5, bMelMel2.pri, whole genome shotgun sequence genomic region, the following are encoded:
- the LOC134418221 gene encoding histone PARylation factor 1, which translates to MAGGGKRRPRGAAGAAGEQSEKNGAVKKRRSNQADIPDSLCQEAETCYQLRLPEDFYQFWKFCEELDPEKPSDALVSSVGLKLVGPYDILAGKHKKAKSTDVNFNLHWRFFYDPPEFQTILVGDSRTQYHMGYFRDVPDELPVWVGANEAKKGCVISQVGDNVFAAVKLFLSKKLKEVADKKKNAVLRDIDEKLTRTAKELGYSLEQKTLKMKQRDKKVVTKAFHGAGLVVPVDKNDVGYRELPETNANLKKICKAIVDAPTDEERVKAFAPIQEMLTFVQFANDECDYGMGYELGMDLFCYGSHYFHKTVGQLLPLAYTLLKRSLFAEIIEQHLGSRREEDLDQLEP; encoded by the exons ATGGCAGGTGGCGGGAAGCGGAGGCCGCGcggcgcggcgggagcggccggagAGCAG AGTGAAAAAAATGGAGCTGTCAAGAAGAGACGATCAAACCAGGCAGATATTCCTGATAGTCTTTGCCAAGAAGCAGAAACATGCTATCAGCTTAGACTGCCTGAGGACTTCTACCAGTTTTGGAAGTTTTGTGAGGAGCTAGATCCTGAGAAACCAAGTG ATGCACTTGTGTCAAGTGTTGGACTTAAGCTGGTTGGACCGTATGATATTCTTGCTGGAAAACACAAAAAAGCAAAATCAACAGATGTGAACTTCAATCTTCATTGGAGATTCTTCTATGATCCCCCAGAATTTCAGACTATACTTGTTGGGGATAGCAGAACACAGTATCACATGGGATATTTCAG GGATGTGCCAGATGAGCTGCCAGTGTGGGTTGGTGCAAATGAAGCAAAGAAGGGTTGTGTGATTTCACAAGTTGGTGATAATGTCTTTGCTGCAGTCAA ATTATTTTTGTCAAAAAAACTTAAGGAAGTGGctgataaaaagaaaaatgctgttttGAGAGACATAGATGAAAAGCTAACAAGAACAGCAAAAGAACTGGGTTATTCTCTGGAACAAAAAACCCTGAAGATGAAACAGAGAGATAAGAAA GTGGTGACCAAAGCATTTCATGGAGCAGGCCTAGTTGTTCCTGTAGACAAAAATGATGTTGGATACAGAGAACTTCCTGAAACAAATG CTAATCTTAAAAAAATTTGCAAGGCCATTGTTGATGCTCCAACTGACGAGGAGAGAGTGAAGGCCTTTGCACCCATTCAGGAAATGCTGACCTTTGTTCAGTTTGCTAATGATGAATGTGATTATGGAATGGGGTATGAGCTGGGCATGGACCTGTTTTGCTATGGATCACAT TACTTCCACAAGACGGTGGGCCAGCTGCTGCCCCTGGCTTACACCCTGCTGAAGAGGAGCCTCTTTGCCGAAATCATCGAGCAGCACCTGGGCAGCCGGCGGGAGGAGGACCTGGATCAGCTGGAGCCCTGA